From Mesobacillus boroniphilus, the proteins below share one genomic window:
- a CDS encoding DUF2179 domain-containing protein, whose protein sequence is MLENSFVMVAIILIINIVYVSFFTIRMILTLKGQRYMAAGLSTIEVVIYVVGLGLVLENLNEIQNLVAYAVGYGIGVIVGMKIEEKLALGYITVNVITKESDVDLPKALRTRGYGVTDWAAHGLEGERMAMQILTPRKYELKLYQTIKELDPKAFIIAYEPKAIHGGFWVKSVRKGKLFS, encoded by the coding sequence ATGCTGGAGAATAGTTTTGTCATGGTAGCCATCATCTTAATCATTAATATTGTGTATGTGTCATTTTTTACAATCAGGATGATCTTGACGTTGAAAGGTCAGCGTTATATGGCTGCTGGGCTCAGCACGATTGAGGTCGTGATATATGTTGTTGGGCTTGGATTGGTGCTAGAGAACTTGAATGAGATACAGAATTTAGTTGCTTATGCTGTTGGTTATGGCATTGGTGTCATTGTAGGGATGAAGATTGAGGAGAAGCTGGCGCTTGGGTATATTACGGTTAATGTAATCACAAAGGAATCTGACGTTGATTTGCCGAAGGCTTTACGAACACGGGGCTATGGAGTGACGGACTGGGCTGCGCATGGACTTGAAGGCGAGCGGATGGCAATGCAGATTTTAACGCCAAGGAAGTATGAGCTGAAGCTGTACCAGACCATCAAGGAGCTGGACCCTAAGGCATTTATCATTGCCTATGAACCGAAAGCGATCCATGGCGGGTTCTGGGTAAAATCGGTACGGAAAGGAAAGCTGTTTTCATGA
- the purL gene encoding phosphoribosylformylglycinamidine synthase subunit PurL yields the protein MRLMLEPSPEQIKQEKIYREMGLSDSEFASAEKILGRVPNYTETGLFSVMWSEHCSYKNSKPVLRKFPVTGERVLQGPGEGAGIVDIGDGQAVVFKIESHNHPSAIEPYQGAATGVGGIIRDVFSMGARPIALLNSLRFGELESPRVKYLFEQVVAGIAGYGNCIGIPTVGGEVQFDAAYEGNPLVNAMCVGLINHEDIKKGQAHGVGNTVMYVGAKTGRDGIHGATFASEELNESSEDKRPAVQVGDPFMEKLLLEACLELVKNDALVGIQDMGAAGLTSSSAEMASKAGSGIEMNLDLVPQREAGMTAYEMMLSESQERMLIVVEKGREQEIIDLFSKYELEAVAIGKVTDDKQLRLLHKGEVVADVPANALAEEAPVYYKPSSEPAYFREFQSMDNDIPKVEDYEATLLQLLQQPTIASKEWVYDQYDHMVRTSTVVSPGSDAAVVRVRGTEKGLAMTTDCNSRYIYLDPETGGKIAVAEAARNIVCSGGEPLAITDCLNFGNPEKPEIFWQFEKAVDGMSEACRTLSTPVIGGNVSLYNETNGTAVYPTPVVGMVGLVENLKHVTTQQFKNAGDLIYLLGDTKDEFGGSELQKLVYGRIFGKAPSLDLEVEASYQSQILTAIKNGLVASAHDVAEGGMAVALAESVIGSKGLGATVELDGNAVSALFSESQSRFILSVKPENQIEFESLTDAVLIGKVVKAPVLKIDINGTNVIKHDAEGLKKAWKGAIPCLLK from the coding sequence ATGCGGTTAATGCTTGAACCAAGTCCAGAGCAAATTAAACAGGAAAAGATTTATCGGGAAATGGGACTGTCAGACAGCGAGTTTGCTTCTGCCGAAAAGATTCTCGGGCGAGTGCCGAACTACACGGAAACAGGCTTGTTCTCCGTAATGTGGTCGGAGCACTGCAGCTACAAGAACTCGAAGCCTGTGCTGAGAAAGTTCCCGGTCACTGGTGAGCGAGTTTTACAGGGACCAGGCGAAGGTGCAGGAATTGTTGATATCGGTGATGGCCAGGCGGTTGTTTTTAAAATCGAAAGCCATAACCATCCTTCGGCTATTGAGCCTTACCAGGGTGCAGCTACAGGTGTCGGCGGAATCATCCGCGACGTTTTTTCGATGGGAGCAAGGCCAATTGCATTATTGAATTCCCTCCGTTTTGGCGAGCTTGAGTCGCCAAGGGTGAAATATTTGTTCGAACAGGTTGTAGCAGGGATTGCAGGCTACGGAAACTGCATCGGCATTCCGACTGTTGGCGGTGAAGTGCAGTTTGACGCTGCTTATGAAGGTAATCCGCTTGTGAACGCAATGTGTGTTGGGCTGATCAACCATGAGGACATCAAGAAGGGGCAGGCGCATGGTGTTGGTAACACTGTCATGTACGTTGGCGCGAAGACTGGCCGCGATGGAATCCATGGGGCGACATTTGCTTCTGAAGAATTGAATGAGTCATCTGAAGATAAGCGTCCTGCTGTACAGGTTGGCGATCCATTTATGGAAAAATTGCTGCTTGAAGCTTGCCTTGAGCTTGTGAAAAATGATGCGCTTGTCGGCATCCAGGACATGGGTGCAGCTGGTTTGACCAGTTCATCTGCAGAGATGGCGAGCAAGGCTGGTTCAGGCATTGAAATGAACCTTGACCTCGTGCCGCAGCGTGAAGCGGGAATGACTGCTTATGAGATGATGCTTTCCGAATCCCAGGAGCGTATGCTGATCGTCGTGGAAAAAGGACGTGAGCAGGAAATCATCGACCTTTTCTCAAAGTATGAACTTGAAGCAGTCGCGATTGGCAAGGTAACGGATGACAAGCAGCTTCGTCTTTTACATAAAGGGGAAGTGGTTGCTGATGTTCCGGCAAATGCGCTGGCTGAAGAGGCACCTGTATATTACAAGCCATCCAGCGAACCAGCTTATTTCCGTGAGTTCCAATCGATGGACAATGATATTCCTAAAGTTGAAGACTATGAAGCTACTCTCTTGCAGCTGCTGCAGCAGCCAACAATCGCAAGCAAAGAGTGGGTCTATGACCAGTATGACCATATGGTGCGAACGAGCACGGTTGTTTCACCTGGCTCGGATGCGGCGGTCGTAAGGGTTCGCGGTACAGAAAAAGGATTGGCGATGACGACGGATTGCAACTCCCGTTATATCTACCTTGACCCGGAAACAGGCGGGAAGATAGCTGTGGCAGAAGCTGCAAGAAACATCGTCTGCTCGGGCGGCGAACCGCTGGCGATCACGGATTGCCTGAACTTTGGAAATCCTGAGAAGCCGGAAATCTTCTGGCAGTTTGAAAAAGCGGTCGACGGCATGAGCGAAGCGTGCCGGACGCTGAGCACACCTGTAATTGGCGGAAATGTGAGTTTATATAACGAAACGAATGGAACGGCTGTCTACCCAACTCCGGTTGTCGGCATGGTCGGTCTCGTTGAAAATCTAAAGCATGTCACGACGCAGCAGTTTAAAAATGCAGGCGATTTGATTTATCTGCTTGGAGACACAAAAGATGAGTTCGGCGGCAGCGAGCTTCAGAAGCTTGTGTATGGCCGGATTTTTGGCAAGGCACCTTCACTTGATTTGGAAGTGGAAGCTAGCTATCAATCACAGATTTTAACAGCGATTAAAAATGGTCTGGTTGCATCTGCACATGATGTCGCGGAGGGCGGAATGGCTGTTGCGCTTGCTGAATCGGTGATTGGCAGCAAGGGTCTGGGAGCAACTGTTGAATTGGATGGCAATGCTGTATCGGCGTTGTTCAGCGAATCGCAATCCCGCTTTATTCTATCTGTAAAACCAGAGAACCAGATCGAGTTTGAGAGTTTAACAGACGCAGTGCTGATCGGTAAAGTAGTCAAAGCGCCAGTTTTAAAGATTGATATAAATGGCACGAATGTGATCAAACATGATGCAGAGGGGCTGAAAAAGGCCTGGAAAGGAGCCATCCCATGCTTGCTGAAATAA
- the purK gene encoding 5-(carboxyamino)imidazole ribonucleotide synthase: protein MSLSRVILPGQTIGIIGGGQLGKMMALSAKSKGFRVVVLDPTEDCPCGQVADEQIVGGYDDLDKIKQLSESSDVVTYEFENIDADALAWLNKHAYVPQGTELLRVTQDRIEEKRNIQAAGVSVAPYAVVTRVEDVRAGVDELGLPAVLKTARGGYDGKGQLVIRSVDDIDLAETLVSQGACVLEKWIPFEKEISVIITRGTNGETGVFPVAENVHKENILHQTIVPARISSVAEAKAIEAAKQIASAFRLVGTLAVEMFLAKDDELYINELAPRPHNSGHYSIEACETSQFEQHIRAVCGWPLGRTNLLKPSVMVNILGEHQQPLLDKIGELQDWKIHLYGKKEAKHKRKMGHVTLLRETVEIALEEAEQSGIWEVAAEMIGGQKR, encoded by the coding sequence ATGAGCTTGTCTAGAGTGATTTTACCAGGCCAGACGATTGGGATTATCGGGGGCGGACAGCTTGGCAAGATGATGGCGCTGTCGGCAAAATCGAAGGGTTTCAGAGTTGTGGTGCTTGACCCGACTGAGGATTGCCCGTGCGGCCAGGTGGCTGATGAGCAGATTGTCGGCGGTTACGATGACCTTGATAAAATAAAGCAGCTATCTGAAAGCAGTGATGTAGTTACTTATGAGTTTGAGAATATTGATGCAGATGCCCTTGCATGGCTGAATAAACATGCCTATGTGCCGCAGGGGACGGAATTGCTGCGAGTCACTCAGGACAGGATAGAAGAGAAACGAAACATCCAAGCAGCTGGCGTTAGCGTGGCTCCATATGCGGTAGTGACAAGAGTGGAGGATGTCAGGGCTGGAGTTGATGAACTAGGATTGCCTGCGGTTCTGAAAACAGCACGCGGCGGGTATGATGGCAAGGGACAGCTGGTCATCAGGTCAGTTGATGATATCGATTTGGCTGAAACATTAGTCAGCCAAGGTGCGTGTGTACTGGAAAAGTGGATTCCTTTTGAAAAGGAAATCTCGGTGATCATCACTCGTGGTACGAATGGTGAAACAGGCGTATTCCCGGTGGCGGAGAATGTTCATAAGGAAAACATTTTGCATCAGACAATTGTTCCGGCAAGAATCAGCTCTGTGGCAGAAGCAAAGGCTATAGAAGCAGCGAAACAAATTGCGTCAGCATTTAGGTTAGTTGGAACACTGGCAGTTGAGATGTTTTTGGCCAAGGATGATGAGCTTTACATAAATGAATTGGCGCCGAGGCCTCATAACTCGGGGCATTACAGTATCGAGGCCTGTGAGACATCGCAGTTCGAGCAGCATATTAGGGCGGTTTGCGGCTGGCCCTTGGGACGCACGAATTTGCTGAAGCCATCGGTGATGGTGAATATTCTGGGTGAACATCAGCAGCCATTGCTGGATAAAATCGGAGAGTTGCAGGATTGGAAAATCCATTTATACGGAAAAAAGGAAGCTAAACATAAACGCAAAATGGGGCATGTTACCCTTTTGCGAGAGACAGTGGAGATTGCGCTCGAGGAAGCTGAACAAAGCGGCATCTGGGAAGTCGCAGCAGAAATGATCGGAGGACAAAAGAGATGA
- the purB gene encoding adenylosuccinate lyase has translation MIDRYTRPEMGAIWTEENRFKAWLEVEILACEAWAELGEIPSEDVKKLRENASFDIDRIKEIEEETRHDVVAFTRAVSETLGEERKWVHYGLTSTDVVDTALSYVLKQANEILLKDLENFVEILTNKAKEHKYTVMMGRTHGVHAEPTTFGLKLALWLEEMKRNLDRFKMASRNVEFGKISGAVGTYANIDPFVESYVCEKLGLQPAPISTQTLQRDRHAFYMSTLALIATSIEKFAVEIRSLQKSETREVEEFFAKGQKGSSAMPHKRNPIGSENMTGMARVIRGYMTTAYENVPLWHERDISHSSAERIILPDATIALNYMLNRFGNIVKNLTVYPENMKRNMDRTLGLIYSQRVLLALIDKGMSREEAYDTVQPRAMEAWEKQVQFRSLIEQDEKIAGLLSEAEIDDCFDYNYHIKHVDMIFERLGL, from the coding sequence ATGATAGATCGTTATACAAGACCGGAAATGGGAGCAATCTGGACGGAGGAAAACCGTTTTAAGGCATGGCTGGAGGTTGAAATTCTTGCTTGTGAAGCATGGGCTGAGCTTGGGGAGATTCCTAGTGAAGACGTAAAGAAATTGCGTGAGAATGCCTCTTTTGATATTGACCGGATTAAGGAAATCGAAGAGGAGACACGTCATGATGTGGTTGCTTTTACAAGAGCGGTTTCTGAAACGCTTGGCGAGGAACGCAAATGGGTGCACTATGGCCTGACTTCAACGGATGTGGTCGATACTGCGCTTTCTTATGTGCTTAAGCAGGCGAATGAAATTTTGCTGAAAGACCTTGAGAACTTCGTTGAAATCCTGACTAATAAGGCCAAAGAACATAAATACACGGTTATGATGGGCCGCACGCATGGGGTGCATGCGGAGCCGACTACCTTTGGCTTGAAGCTGGCGCTTTGGCTGGAGGAAATGAAGCGTAACCTTGATCGCTTTAAAATGGCATCGAGGAACGTTGAGTTTGGAAAGATTTCCGGAGCTGTTGGCACTTATGCGAATATCGATCCATTTGTTGAATCATATGTTTGTGAAAAGCTTGGACTGCAGCCTGCACCAATTTCGACACAGACTTTACAGCGTGACCGCCACGCGTTCTATATGTCAACACTGGCATTGATTGCAACTTCGATTGAGAAGTTCGCGGTTGAGATCCGTAGCTTGCAAAAGAGCGAAACACGTGAAGTCGAAGAGTTTTTTGCAAAAGGGCAGAAAGGATCTTCGGCAATGCCGCATAAGCGCAACCCGATTGGTTCTGAAAACATGACAGGGATGGCGAGGGTCATTCGCGGTTATATGACAACTGCGTATGAAAATGTGCCGCTATGGCATGAGCGCGATATTTCACATTCCTCTGCAGAGAGAATTATTTTACCAGACGCAACAATCGCATTGAACTATATGCTGAACCGTTTCGGCAATATCGTGAAGAACTTGACGGTTTATCCAGAAAACATGAAGCGCAATATGGACCGGACGCTCGGCTTGATCTACTCACAGCGTGTGCTGCTTGCTTTGATCGACAAGGGCATGTCCCGCGAGGAAGCTTATGATACTGTACAGCCACGCGCGATGGAAGCGTGGGAGAAGCAGGTGCAGTTCCGCAGCCTGATCGAACAGGATGAAAAAATCGCTGGACTTTTGAGCGAAGCAGAAATCGATGACTGCTTTGATTACAATTACCATATCAAGCATGTTGATATGATTTTTGAACGACTGGGTCTTTAA
- the purS gene encoding phosphoribosylformylglycinamidine synthase subunit PurS, protein MYKVKVFVTLRESVLDPQGTAVKNALATHGYEGIQDVRIGKYMELTLDESVKDIDAAVKEMCERLLANTVIEDYRYEVEEVVAQ, encoded by the coding sequence ATGTATAAAGTAAAGGTGTTTGTAACGTTAAGGGAAAGTGTTTTGGATCCACAGGGGACGGCTGTTAAAAATGCGCTGGCGACACACGGTTACGAAGGCATACAGGATGTCCGCATCGGCAAGTATATGGAGCTTACTTTGGATGAGTCTGTTAAGGATATCGACGCAGCGGTGAAGGAAATGTGCGAGCGCCTGCTGGCAAATACGGTGATCGAGGATTACAGGTACGAGGTTGAGGAGGTTGTTGCACAGTGA
- a CDS encoding NETI motif-containing protein has protein sequence MSKGKKKQMYEVGEHESIDDCLNRMKKDGFAPVRRMEKPFFKEVEKNGAVEYEPAGRQIIFEAKLIES, from the coding sequence ATGAGCAAGGGTAAAAAGAAGCAGATGTATGAAGTCGGTGAACATGAATCAATCGATGACTGTCTTAATAGAATGAAGAAGGATGGATTTGCTCCTGTCCGCAGGATGGAAAAGCCGTTTTTTAAAGAAGTCGAAAAGAATGGTGCGGTTGAATATGAGCCTGCTGGCAGGCAAATCATTTTTGAAGCGAAGTTGATTGAAAGCTGA
- the purE gene encoding 5-(carboxyamino)imidazole ribonucleotide mutase encodes MTVAVIMGSKSDWETMKHACDILDQLEVSYIKKVVSAHRTPDLMFQFAESAREAGIKVIIAGAGGAAHLPGMVAAKTTLPVIGVPVQSKALNGLDSLLSIVQMPGGVPVATVAIGKAGATNAGLLAAQILGAFDNEVAERLERLREETKMSVMESSDELV; translated from the coding sequence ATGACGGTTGCGGTCATTATGGGGAGCAAATCGGATTGGGAAACGATGAAGCATGCGTGTGACATACTTGATCAGCTGGAAGTTTCATATATAAAAAAGGTGGTTTCGGCCCATCGTACACCTGATTTGATGTTTCAATTTGCGGAGAGTGCGAGGGAAGCGGGAATTAAAGTGATAATTGCGGGTGCTGGCGGTGCAGCACACTTGCCTGGAATGGTAGCGGCGAAAACGACATTGCCTGTGATCGGGGTACCAGTTCAGTCAAAAGCACTTAATGGATTGGATTCACTGTTGTCGATTGTCCAGATGCCGGGTGGTGTGCCGGTTGCGACAGTAGCGATTGGCAAAGCTGGAGCGACGAATGCAGGTTTGCTCGCAGCACAGATTCTTGGAGCATTTGATAATGAGGTTGCAGAGAGACTCGAACGGCTGAGGGAAGAGACGAAGATGTCGGTGATGGAAAGCAGTGATGAGCTTGTCTAG
- a CDS encoding NIPSNAP family protein has protein sequence MFYRRKFYIIKNDFVEPFNRLFTEINMPNQLKHGSRLIGRWMLPHNETTTEIFAIWEYDSYEDYVSIENHVRSDKEHLIRIQNWYEEHGGKEFVQKQYFVAAINEKLYSTIDTALKKS, from the coding sequence TTGTTTTATCGCCGGAAATTTTACATAATAAAAAATGATTTTGTAGAACCATTCAATAGGCTTTTTACTGAAATAAACATGCCAAATCAACTGAAGCATGGATCCAGGTTGATCGGGAGATGGATGCTGCCCCATAATGAAACAACAACCGAAATATTCGCGATCTGGGAGTATGACAGCTACGAGGATTACGTCAGTATAGAAAACCATGTCAGAAGCGATAAAGAGCATCTTATACGGATTCAAAATTGGTACGAAGAACATGGCGGTAAGGAGTTTGTTCAAAAACAATACTTTGTGGCAGCCATAAATGAGAAGTTATATTCGACGATTGACACAGCATTGAAAAAATCATAA
- the purQ gene encoding phosphoribosylformylglycinamidine synthase subunit PurQ, which yields MKFAVIVFPGSNCDIDMYHAAKDELGEEAKYVWHDAESLEGYDAVLLPGGFSYGDYLRSGAIAQFSNVMKEVVKAAEAGKPVLGVCNGFQILLEAGLLPGAMRRNDSLKFICKQVELKVENNETMFSAGYEKGEVITIPVAHGEGNYYCDEETLARLKANNQIVFTYHGENPNGSLENIAGIINESGNVLGMMPHPERAVDELLGGADGLKLFKSIVKQWREANAVNA from the coding sequence GTGAAATTTGCGGTGATCGTATTTCCTGGTTCGAACTGTGACATCGACATGTACCATGCTGCAAAGGATGAGCTTGGCGAAGAGGCGAAGTATGTATGGCATGATGCTGAAAGTCTGGAAGGCTATGATGCTGTGCTATTGCCTGGCGGCTTTTCATATGGAGACTACTTGCGTTCTGGTGCGATTGCGCAATTCAGCAATGTCATGAAGGAAGTCGTAAAAGCGGCTGAGGCTGGAAAGCCAGTTCTTGGCGTCTGCAATGGATTTCAAATTTTGCTTGAGGCTGGACTTCTTCCCGGGGCAATGCGCCGCAATGACAGCCTGAAGTTTATCTGCAAGCAGGTCGAGCTTAAGGTCGAAAATAACGAAACGATGTTCTCGGCAGGCTATGAAAAGGGTGAAGTCATCACGATTCCAGTTGCGCACGGTGAAGGCAATTATTATTGCGACGAAGAGACTCTTGCTCGTTTGAAGGCAAACAATCAAATCGTATTCACATACCATGGCGAAAATCCGAACGGTAGCCTTGAAAATATTGCGGGAATCATCAACGAAAGCGGAAACGTGTTAGGGATGATGCCTCATCCAGAACGTGCCGTCGACGAACTGCTTGGCGGCGCGGATGGACTGAAGCTTTTCAAATCAATCGTCAAACAATGGAGGGAAGCAAATGCGGTTAATGCTTGA
- the purC gene encoding phosphoribosylaminoimidazolesuccinocarboxamide synthase: MEEQALLYEGKAKRIYATDDEQVVRVQYKDSATAYNGEKKAEIIGKGRLNNEITSLLFLKLNEAGIQSHFIEKISENEQLVKRVSIIPLEVVVRNFAAGSFSKRLGVVEGNKLSRPIVEFYLKDDSLGDPLITDEHVDVLNLATAEEVAELKEAALKINDVLSGFFREIGVTLIDFKLEFGKDADGNISLADEISPDTCRLWDMETQQKLDKDVFRRDLGNLTDAYETILTRLGGQQHV, from the coding sequence ATGGAAGAGCAGGCACTGTTGTACGAAGGAAAGGCAAAGCGGATTTACGCAACGGATGATGAGCAGGTAGTAAGGGTGCAATACAAGGATTCGGCGACGGCATACAATGGCGAGAAAAAAGCGGAGATTATCGGCAAGGGCAGGCTGAATAACGAGATTACGAGTTTACTATTTTTAAAGCTTAACGAAGCGGGAATTCAATCCCATTTTATCGAAAAAATTTCCGAGAATGAGCAGCTGGTGAAGCGAGTTTCAATCATCCCGCTTGAGGTGGTTGTGAGGAACTTCGCTGCAGGCAGTTTTTCTAAGCGGCTTGGCGTCGTGGAAGGAAATAAACTTTCAAGGCCAATCGTTGAGTTTTACCTGAAGGATGATTCACTGGGTGATCCGCTGATCACAGATGAACATGTTGATGTGCTGAACCTGGCAACTGCAGAAGAAGTGGCTGAGCTGAAAGAAGCCGCTTTGAAAATAAATGATGTTCTTAGTGGGTTTTTCAGGGAAATTGGAGTTACTTTAATAGATTTCAAGCTTGAGTTCGGAAAGGATGCTGACGGCAATATCTCGCTTGCAGATGAGATTTCGCCGGATACATGCCGCCTTTGGGATATGGAAACGCAGCAGAAGCTGGACAAAGACGTTTTTCGCCGCGATTTAGGGAATTTGACAGATGCTTACGAAACCATTTTAACGAGATTGGGAGGACAACAGCATGTATAA